CATGAAGCCCCCTTGAGATGAGATTTCCCTTACCTCTAAGGTAATAAGATCCCTCAGAGACGATGAGGTAGATAGGTCCGAGGTGGACGCGTGGTGACACGTGCAGCTGACGGATACTAATCGATCGATGACTTATCTAAATTGAAAAGCGAAAGCGACTGTTCAGATCCGATTGGCTAAGCAAGCTCGCAGGAAGGCTGGGGTTTTTCAGCCTGGATGAGAGATCGCTTAGATCACGAGGATCTAGGAGCTGCAGCTAGACATACAACTATGAGGTTCGTTTGAATGTGCACTTATCCAGTTTTGAGGGTTCACCTCAACAATCCAAATGATGTGGTAGTAACGGCGAAGAGGTCACACCTGTTCCCATGCCGAACACAGCAGTTAAGCTCTTCAGCGCCGATGGTAGTCGGGTCGATCCCCGTGAGAGTAGGACGCTGCCACATCACAATGTAAGCTTTGGACTTTATCCAAAGCTTTTTCTTATGGTTGAAAATATCCTCCAGCAGCTAAAAGTTTTATATTATTTCACCTTTCCTGTAAACTATATGTAAACTCTTTATTCCAATAATAAAGGTTTCGGCTGCTGTTTCATTTAATACAGTAGAAAATACATAGCACAAGTTAGAAAGACTACTTAGAAGAGAGGAGTTATTATGGCAAAGCTTGTAAGAAAACATGATACGTATTTAAATTGGAAATATGCGGTCTACCTCATTTTTATCCCATTAGGCTTTTATTTACTTTCTCAACAAGACCAAGTGACTAATATACAGCATATCACGCTAATTGCTATAATTATCATCTTAGCTCTGACCGGCGTTTTTGGGATAACCAGCAGGTATTCATCGATGAAAGCCTATGGGTATCTATATTTTATCTGTTCTGTCCTTTTTACTTATATGGCCTTAGTATTTATTTGGTAGATTAGTTGGAGGGATACGTATTCAATTAGTGAGGTGGAGCTATTCCCGACGAAAAGTCGTACGAGGTTATTTTGATAAGTTTCCCAACTCAGTGATTTATTTTCGCAGGATAAAAACATTTTACATTCTACATTCGCTGGACTGGAATGCGCAGGATCCTTTAGTAACAGACCAAGATCGTGAAGAAATGCAAATTTTGTTAAATAGAGAATTAGGTAGAGAATATGATTATTTACATAGAAAATCGAGAAGCAGTTAACTGCTTCTCGATTTTTTCCATTAACTGAAGGATTCCCAGGCAGCATGCATACCGGCTACCCGCCCTGTTACCATTGCCGCAGTAATATTATAACCTCCCGTGTACCCGTGAATATCCAAAATTTCGCCGCAAAAGTATAATCCATCCATTAATTTGGATTGCATCGTATTCGGAATAATTTCTTTGATGGAGACACCTCCACCCGTAACAAAAGCCTTTTCAATCGGTTGTGAGTCATATACCTGTACTTGAAAATGCTTAAGCATCTTAAGAAAGTTCTGCAGCTTCTGATTTGAAAGATTTGCGGCTTTGTCTTCAGGAAGAATCTCTGCCTTCTCCAATGTGTAGTCCAATAATCGTTCCGGCACAAGTCCTTTCACAAGGTTTCTGAACGCTTTCCTTGGCTGTTCCCGGGTTTTGCTTTGAAGACTGTTGAACAATTCCTGTTCATGTTCAGACGGAAGGCAGTCAATCTCTAGAGTGACGGGACAATTCCCTTTCATAAATTCCTTCACAGCGTATTGAGAGCACCTAAGGATCGCTGGCCCCGATAAGCCGAAATGAGTAAATAACATATCCATTTGGTGGCTGACAATCTCTTTGCCTTTTGGATTAAGAACAGAAACTTTTACGTCTCGCAGTGAAAGACCTTGAAGTCGTTTTTCTTTAATAAAAGGATCTTTAGAGAGCAGAGGGACTTCAGTCGGAAAAATTTTAGTAATCGAGTGGCCGGCTTTTTTTGCCCATGCATAACCGTCTCCTGTAGAACCTGTGTGAGGTACGGCTTTGCCTCCCACAGCTAAAACAACAACCTTTGTTTTAACAATCATATTGTTTTTTAATAAAATGCTGTGCTCATTATTTCCGAATTCTATTGATTCAACAGGCGTGTCCGTTCGAATTTCTACCGAAAGTTCACTTAATCTGTTAAGAAGGCTGTTTACCACATCTTTTGCTTTGTTGCTGACCGGAAACATGCGTCCGTGATCTTCTTCCTTTAACGCAACACCTAATCCTTCAAAAAAATCAATGATATCAAAATTATTAAAGACAGAAAACGGACTGTATAAAAACTTTCCATTGCCTGGGATATGTTTGATGACTTCCTCCTCCGGAAGACGATTGGTAACATTACATCTTCCTCCACCAGAGATAGCGAGCTTTTTTCCTAACTTATTCCCTTTATCGAGCAGCAGAGTACGGGCTCCTTGCTCGGCAGCTGCGATGGCAGCCATGAGGCCTGAGGGACCTCCTCCAATTATGGTGACGTCATAGGTCATGGGAGGGACTTCCTTTCTTTTTAGCACTAAAACACTTGTTACTTCCTTATTTATGATAAAATAGATGCGGTCGATTCTACAAAAAAATTGAAGGTGAAACTAACATTATGTCGAAAATTCTAAAAGGCACGATGCTTTTGACAGGAGCTACTTTTCTGTCGAAGCTTTTAGGAATGATTTACACAATTCCATTTGCACAAATGGTAGGTCCGGAGGGAACGGATCTCTATTTTTACGCTTATACACCTTATAATATCTTATTAAGTGTTTCAACGCTTGGCGTTCCATTAGCCGTATCTAAATTTGTGTCTAAGTATAATTCGCTTGGCGATTATCAAACTAGCAGAAGAATACTAAGAACGGGTATACAGCTTATGGCTGTATCCGGTCTCATTGCTTTTCTAGTCTTATTCTTTGCTGCCAAGCAAATGGCGATTTGGACGCTGTCAGATGGAGCAAGTCCCCAATATATTGAAGATACAGCTATGGTTATCCGGATGGTGAGCTTTGCTCTCATAATAATTCCAAGTATGAGTATTGTAAGGGGATTTTTCCAGGGAAACGAATCGATGGGGCCAACTGCAGTTTCCCAGGTTGTTGAACAAATCATCCGTATAGTTTTTCTATTAATCGCTGTATTTATTATCCAGTATGTCATAAAGGGCTCGCTGACTATGTCGGTAGGATTTGCAACGTTTGCAGCTTTTGTAGGAGGTTTAGCTTCTATTGCTGTGCTTTACACTTACTGGGTAAAGCGCAAGCCTCACTTGGATCGATTGCTTTCCCAGCAGGAATATACGTATGACATAACCAAAGCCTCGATGATAAAGGAATTGTTAGGCTATGCAGGCCCTTTTGTACTTGTTGGGATTGCGACCCCGCTTTATCAATTCGTTGATCAAATGACTTTTAACGATGCAATGGCAGCAGCAGGGCTGAGTGATTTAGCAGAAGGTTCTATTTCTGCTATTAACTTCCTTAGTCATAAACTTGTCATTATTCCTGTTACTCTAGGGATTGGATTATCATTGGCGATTCTGCCAGCCATAACGAAGGCTTTTACGAACGATCAAAAGCCGCAGTTATTTAGACAAATTAACCAGGCACTCCAAATTGTAGCCTTGTTGATTGTTCCGGCTATTGTCGGCTTGTCCATTGTAGCATACGAAGCTTACGGAACATTCTATGGGATGGAGAAATTGAGCTACTATGGAGGGTTGTTACGGTGGTATGCACCGGTCGGTTTGTTTTTTGCCCTTTATACTGTAACAGCTTCCATTTTACAAGGGATTAATCGGCAGAACTTTGCTGTCATCAGCCTTGGCACAGGACTTCTGATCAAGATATGTACAAATTCGTGGCTTGTTCTATTATTAGGTGCAAAAGGCGCTATTGTGGCCACAGGTCTGGCGGTGGCTTCCGCTGTAATATTAAATCTTTATAAGATCAAACAAGCGATCAATTTTTCGTATCGGCAATTATTTAAACGCACGCTGTTAATATTAATACTGACTGTAATTATGGGAGCCAGCGTCTGGCTGGTGAAATGGCTGTTAGGATTAGGGTTGGATCCTATGCAAAATCGTATACACGCCCTCCTTACACTTGTTTTAAGTGTAACAGCTGGAGCCATTGTATATTTGTATCTTTCTTATAGGACAACGCTGCTTGAACGTATTTTAGGTGGCAGAATTTCGAAACTTGACAGATGGTTGAAACGCAAGTAAGGAGAGTTGATGATGAGGATTGATAAATTACTGGCCAATATGGGTTACGGAACGCGTAAAGAAGTAAAAGCTCTTTTAAAAGGAGGAAGTGTGCGAGTAAATGGACAGCCTGAAAAGAGTGCGAAGACCCATGTGAACCCTGATGAAGATGAGGTCACGGTTCATGGAGAAACGGTCGAATATAAAGATTATATTTATTTAATGATGAATAAGCCTGGGGATTTAATTTCTGCTACAGAGGATGCCAATGACATGACGGTGATTGATATTCTTCAGCCCGAGGACCAGGTGTTTCAGCCTTTTCCCGTAGGAAGACTTGATAAAGATACAGAAGGACTTTTGTTAATTACAAATGATGGAAAGTTATCCCATAAGCTCACTTCCCCGAAGAAAGATGTCGGAAAGACTTACTATGCTGTCATTAAGGGCACTGTTGATGATAAGGATGTAGAAGACTTTAAGAATGGCATTAAGCTTGAGGATGGCTATGTAACCAAACCGGCGGAATTGAAAATTCTCAGCGCTGAAGCTCAATCTGAAATAGAAATAACGATTACAGAAGGAAAGTTTCACCAGGTGAAAAGAATGTTCGAAGCGGTGGATAAACGGGTGACTTATTTAAAACGGATAAGAATGGGTGATTTAGCGCTGGATCCTACGCTGGAACTAGGAGAATATCGGGAATTGAGAGAAGAAGAGCTTGACTATCTTCTTTCCTTAACACACTTAAGTCAATAAAAAACACCCGGATTATCATCCGGGTGGTATATACATAAGTTTAGGATATTTTCACTTTTTTATGAGTCGTCGTCCACTTTCCACGGTTTGGGCTTGCCACAAGACCGTTATATTCCAAAATGCTTAAGTCCCTTTGCATGGTTCGGTCTGTAATGCCGAATTCATCAGCTAGCTGGTTGGTTGTAACTGTCCCCTGTTCTCTAATATAAAGGTAAACAGCTTTAATCCGAGTAAGCATACGGGATGATGGATGATTCAAAAAACCACTCCTTAATTATCATTCGTTGGAATTTGTGGGGCTAGTGAATCCTATGAAGTTGTCTTTATTTTAACGTAAAGATATTTCATTCGCTACAAAGTTGCACCTATTTTACTGATAATTCATTAAATTTACAAACATTTAAAAATAGGAGGACGAAAAATGGCAATACTAAGAAAATTATTACTTAAAATGGTCAGAGTTAATAATTATGTATTATTTATTTCCAGTGCCGTCCTTGTTTTATTCACTTCTTTTCTAATCGTTGTTGTAGAAAATCAAACCTTTCCTACATTTTTTGATGGTTTCTGGTGGGTGATGACTACGGTTACAACAGTTGGATATGGAGACTATTTCCCGGTTACTGCAGCTGGGAGAATCATTGCGATCGTGCTCTATATAGTGGGAATCGGTTTAATTGGAGTTGTTATTGGCAAAATTATCGACGGTCTTGCTGTGTTTCGAAAAAAACGTTTGGAGGGAGATATCGTGTTTAAAGGATCAGGACATTTCATAATTATCGGCTGGTCGCAAAAAGCCCAGTTTGCCGTGAAAGAAATGGTGGAAACGGAAGAAAATGTTGAAATTGTGATTATTGACGAGCTGCCAGAAGCCCCCATCCTTACGGAAAATATTCATTACTTAAAAGGCAACGCTTCTGAAGAAGAAACACTGTTAAATGCCAATGTCAAAGAAGCCCGATCCGTGCTCATTTTTGCGGAGGATCAGCTGTCTAACGATCAGTTAATTGATGGGAAGACACTTCTTATTGCCTCTACCATCGAATCTTTATCCTCACACGTTCATACCGTTGTTGAAATCATGGAAGAACGGCATATTAAAAACTTTAAACATGTGAATGTGGATGAATTTATCATTTCAAATGAAACGATTTCTTCCCTTGCTGTACGCTCGGCTTTTCGTAAAGGTGTCTCAGGTATATATGGACAATTGCTTAGACGCTCAGTGGGAGATGATTTGTATCACGTACCCGTGAATAAAAACTGGAGAACGTACCGGGATGCTTTTCAAGCACTGATTTCACAAGGGGCCACTCTAATTGCTGACAGAAATGATTTGACTATCAACCGTAAACTGGATCATGACCTCCCGGAACATGCAGAACTTTATGTGGTGTGTGATAAACATACGTATGAAAAAATTATGAAGGCTGGTGCAATTTTATGAATTTTGAGAAGCAGAGCCGCTCGTATGAGAAGGAATTTATTCAAAACGTCTCCAAGTTATTAGTAATTCCTAGCATATATGAAGAGGATAAAAACTATCCATACGGAAAACCCATCCATGAGGCTTTAACAACTATGCTTAACATTGGAAAGGAAGATGGATTCAAGGTAAAAGATGTCGACGGGCACGCGGGACATATTGAATTTGGAGAAGGGGAAGAAGTCATTGGAATCTTAGGCCATTTAGATGTAGTCCCTCCAGGGGAAGGGTGGTCTACTGAACCATTTACACCGGAATTAAAAGACGGAAAATTGTATGCAAGGGGAGCACAAGATGATAAAGGACCAGTCGTAGCCGCTTATATGGCTATGAAGCTTCTGAAAAATGAAGGGTTTCAGCCGAAGAAAAAAGTCAGACTCATTTTAGGGACGGATGAAGAAAGAGACTGGAAAGGGATAGAACATTACTTCTCACAAGAAGAAATGCCTGTATTTGGCTTCTCACCAGATGCTGCGTTCCCTGTCATCCACGCAGAAAAAGGGTTAATCGATGGTTATTTTACTTTTAGCTCAAACAAACCATCCGCTGGTAAGGAAGCAATTGAACTCATCTCGATCGAGGCTGGTGACCGTTTGAATATGGTCCCAGACTATGCAGAGGCAATTCTATCAACGTCTAAGGATATTCCATCTATGCTTGAAGGCTTTCTTTCTAAAAGTGAGGCAGATGGAAAAACCGTCGTAAAAGAAGGTAGATTTCACGTCTCGATAGAAGGAAAATCTGTGCATCCCAGCAAACCAGCCCAAGGCGTAAATGCTATCGTTGAATTGTTACGTTTTCTAAAAGATCTTCCTATTAAGGAATCACTGCTATTTCAATCTTTATACAGTTCTTTTTCGAGCACCTCAGGAGAACAGGCTGGATTGGCCTTACAGGATAATGTGTCTGGTTCGTTGACTTTGAATCTTGGATCTTTGACGTACTCGACTCCTTCTTCGTTAAAACTGGGAATCAATCTTCGTTATCCGGTGACAGAAAGAGGAGAGGATGTAATCAAGCTCCTTCAACAAATTGCTGATAACCATGAAGGTTCCTTTGAATTGTATGATCATTTAGCACCGTTATATGTGGAAAAAGATCATCCCTATGTCGAAACGCTAATGAACGTCTATAATAAAACGGTTACTAACAAGGCAGAACCAGTGGCTATCGGAGGTGCTACGTACGCCAGGGTACTGGAAACTGGCGTAGCCTTTGGAGCGCTATTTGAAGAAAGTCCAGATACGGCCCATCAAAAGGATGAGCATGTACGGATAAAAGATATGGTAAAATCGATTGCTATTTACGCAGATGCCATCTATCAACTTACGAAATAAAAGGACAAAGTTATTTCGTCTAGACGTTTCCCTAAGGGAAAAGCCTGCTGTTGTAAATCGTACAATTGTTCATAAATTCCTTTTCGAAAGGAGAATAACTTTAATGAATTCGCCGCACTATTTTATTGGAATCTCTGTATCCTCCAAGGTAAGAAAAATGCTGCAATTATGGCAGAGTGATTTAAGACGTCATATGACGTATAAAGTGTGGACACATCCTGATGATTTTCATATTACAGTGAAATTTCTCGGTGCATGCACCGATGATAAGATAGAGGAATGGAAAAATCGTTTTAGTGAATTCAAGGACCAAAGTTTTTCAGTAAAAGTTGGGCCAGCAGCGGGCTTTGGAAAAAAAGAGCACCCAAGAGTAGTTCATGCAGAAGTTAGCAGACATTCTGAGCTAATGAACCTAAAAAGCCAGGTAGAACAAATAGGCGTTGAACTAGGGTTTCCAATAGAAAAAAGGGCGTACCATCCGCATGTGACCCTCGCAAAAAAATGGGTGGCCGGCAATTTACCGTTTGAAATGAACAATCCAAATCCAGACTACAGTCAAGTGACGGAAATGGAAGTAGAAAGCCTAAACTTATTTCAAATCCATCCCGCAGAACTGCCAAAGTATGAACCGATTTGTAAATACGGATTTGAAAACGTTGAGGAGGGATAAGCTTGGCGCAACTAATAAAGTTGTCGGATTATATCTCAAGGTACGAAGTGAACATTTATCAATATCCAAGTAAATTTATTCGATTAAAACAGGAAAACTGGAAGAAAATGAAAGGGCTTTGGGAGCACGGACGTTCATTAGATGAGCCTAGTCAAAAGGATAACACCCCGCTGAGCATTTGGAAGAAAATTTCAGGAAGAAAAGAAGAGTTAGAGAAAGATTTAGACATTCGTGAAGAACTTCCTGAAAACCTTTCAGACCTCAAGCAATATTTCTTAGATGGACTGTTTCCTTTTCAGCTAAAATGGGCATCGACAACATTGATGCAGAAATCTTTCTTACATAAGTCTTACCATCAAGATGAAATTTTAAAGTTTTTTTTGCAGCGTTTTCCTGACAGCTATTTAATTATGTATAAACCTGTAGTAGAAATGAAAAATGCAAAAATGGATGCAGAAGTCATTTTAATAGGACCTGCCAGTATTGAAATTATTCATTATCTTTCTCTTCCGCTTGCAGGCAAAGTTCATCCCTCCAGTGAGAAAATGTGGAAAGTTGAAGAACGAGGCAATATGTCCAAAATCTTAAGTCCTCTTCTTTCACTGCACAGGTCAGAAACTTATGTGCGTAGTGTATTAAATCAATATCATATTGATTTTCCTTATCACAAAGTGGTACTAGCACCAGAGCTCACATTTGAAGAAGTACAAGAACCCTTCAACACTTCCTTCATAGATGAGTCCCGTTATTCTGAATGGTTGTACGGAAAGCGAAAACCAGCCTCTCCCTTGAAGCACGAGCAGTTAAAAGCGGCTGAGGTACTTCTGCAGCATTCGATGACAACTGCAGTTAAACGGCCGGAATGGGAGGAGGAGGAAGATTCTACGGATGAATGAGCTTATCTTGAGGGTAAGGCTTTGGTTTTCCGATAAAGTATCCTTGGCCATAGTCGATATCGTGAGCTTTTAACCAGTTCCATTCCTCCATAGTTTCAATCCCTTCAGCAAGCACCTTAATATTCAAGGTTTGAGCGCGATCCATAACATTGTAAAGAAATTTCTGGTTTGCTTCATCCTGATTACAATTACGTACATAGGAACGGTCAATTTTTAATATATCGGGCTGAATAAGGCTAAGCATGTCAAGTGTACTGTAGCCTGTCCCTACATCATCCAGAGCCACTTTCATTCCTGAGGCCTGATATGTATCAAGAATCGATTTTAAATGAGGTACATCGGTTATTTTTTCAGACTCAACTACTTCGAACACTAAATCCTCTGGATTAACATTAAATTCTTTAACAATTTGAAACGTATGCTGAAGACAGAATTCCGGGACGTAAATCGTAGATGGGAGAAAATTGATAAACATTTTCTGTCCTTCTGAAAGATATTGGGCTTTTTTCTTTACAGCCGTCCGTCTTGCTTTTTGGTCGAGCATGGAGTGCAGGCCGGAGCGGTGGGCAAACGAAAACAACATACCTGGGTCAATATCCTTGTAGCTAGTGCGAAGCAATGCTTCGTACCCAAAGATTGAGTTTGACTTCATATCAAGAATCGGCTGAAAGTAAGAAGTAAAATCAGACTGGTGAATAATCTCTGCGAGTTCAGGATGTTCTAATCGCTCAAAGAGATGACGGAGTGTTATCGGGAAAATATGGGCAGATGCATCAAGTACATAAATCCATTCCTCCGGCTCTTTTTTTGTGATTAATGATTTCAAAACGTTTTGAAGCTGTGTTTTTGTTTCGTATGTAATGACCTTGGAGTTCTTCATTTCTGATAGAGCAGCCGAGCTGACAGCCACATCTCGGTCAAATAATGAGGGAAGATCAAAAAGTAATGCCCCGCTTTCAGGGATAGAAACAGCTGTTCCACAAAATTGACAGTCCACGCCCATGAAATAACCCCTCCTTTATAAATAATAGTATAATATAGCAGGAGGTTTGTTGTATAATATTATGGCAAAGTCATAGGAGAAATGTCGGATGTATATTATAATTGTAAATCCGGAAGCAGGTCAAAAGTCAGCAGACAAACTGTTTCAAAAGATCCAAAAAGAACCCTTATTCAAAAGTAAAAACTGCCGCTCTTTTTACACATCATACAAGGGGCATGCAGAGAAGCTGACAAGGCAGCTCATAGAGATACATAAAGAAGTCCTCCAATGTGTAATCGTCATCGGAGGAGATGGGACCTTTCATGAAGTGATCAATGGCCTTAAAGAAAATCCTGAGTTTCCAGTTGCTTTTATCCCAGCAGGCTCAGGAAATGATTTCTCAAGAGGGATTTCAAGCAGTCAAGATGGAGTAGAGCTGTTTCGCAGCATTGTAGTGACTCCACAGATAATAAGGGTCAACCATGGCTCTTACCGGTTACAACAAAGCAGTCGTACTGGTAAAAGAGTGTTTGCGAACAGTATTGGGTTTGGTTTGGATGGAAAAGTTGTGGAAGTGGCAAATAACCCTTTATTTCGTAAATGGTTGAGGCGGTTTCACTTGAGTTCATTCCGTTATATTTTTGCCTTGCTTAAAGTCCTCCCAAAGTATAAACCTATTCAGGTTGATTTGAAGATAGATGGCAGAAAATTATCGTTAGGAAAAGCTTCCCTCCTTTCTATTACCAACCACCCCTTTTACGGTAAGGGGATGAAAATTGCTCCAGGAGCACATATAATGAGCCCCCGCTTTAAAGTAGTGCTCATTAAGCCATTAAAAAAGTGGAAGCTGCTCATGTTTTTTCTGTTAGTTTTCACCGGACAGCATACGAAACTAAAAGAAGTGAGTCTAATGGATGCGGAATCAGTCGAAGTATTTTCCTCTTCGCCGCTTCCTTATCAAGCAGACGGTCAGCATGGAGCTACTTTTTATTGCAAAATCGATAAAGCAGAAGTGCCGCTTACAGTCATGAAGGGGTAACACTTCCTCTTGAAAGACATTTCATGAATAAGTTACTCTTATTTGTGGTACATCAACATTGGAATCTTTGATTATGGTTAATTGCTAAAATAGGATATAATAAGTTAGATAACTACGTGAGGTAATCACAAGAAGATTTGAGGAATTGAAGGTGAATTGGTTGGAGCATATACTTGGAGATAATTGGACAATTACCCCTGCAGGAGGGTCTACAGGAGAGGCTTACTATGCCCACACAGAGGGTAAACGTTTGTTCTTAAAGCGTAATTCCTCGCCATTTCTTGCTGTCCTTTCTGCCGAAGGAATCGTACCCAAGCTTGTTTGGACCAAACGACTGGAAAATGGCGACGTGATTACAGCACAGGAATGGCTGGAAGGTCAGGAATTAAATACAGAATCGATGAAGCATCCACGTGTAGCTGCTTTATTGAGTAAAATCCACCATTCTACGGAATTATTAGATATGCTCATGCGCTTAGGCAAGCATCCTTTAACTCCAGATGAAATATTAAGAGATCTTAAAGAGAATCAGAGAATCCTTGACCAGGTGGATCCAAGCATTGAAATTCATCAAGCGTTAAAGTTTCTTGAAAAACATGTGGTTGAAGTGCATCATGATGTCCAAGTGGTCTGTCATTGTGATACGAATCATAACAACTGGCTGCTCTCAAGTGATGATCAGTTGTATCTTATTGATTGGGATAATGCTATGGTTGCAGACCCTGCATTGGATTTGGGCATGCTTCTACATACGTACATTCCTAAAGAAGACTGGAAACAATGGCTTGAGCAGTATGGGATTGTACCAGACGGGCACCTGTATGAACGGATGATCTGGTATGCGGTTTCTCAAGCTCTTTCTTTTATTCAGTGGCATAAGATGCGTGGGGAATATGATGAGGCATCCATTCGTACCGAGTCTCTTAAAAGGTTAATGATCCGTCAGGGAATCATATAAAAAAACGTTGCTGAGCAGTCAGCAACGTTTTTTTATCTAGTATAGGATTATTGGGAGGCTGGGGAATATCTCAATTTTTTCTCCCGTACTTCTGAACTTGTTTTCTCTGATAGTTTTTCTAAAGGGTAGACGAATAGAGCATATCCTGCAAATAGAAAAGAAAAAATGGCCAGTACGGTAATCTCAAATATTCCGGTTATCAATTTCATTCAGATTATTCACTCCCATAATTTATAATTTCACACGGTTATTATCATAATGCAGGAAACGCTTACATACCAACGAGCTGTTTTAGACATTACTCCTCATTACCCGGCTTCCTGATGGATTGAATGAACATATCTCCCGTATAAGTACTTATAAGTCTATATAGGACTATATCGTTACGTATTCTTTTGATTTTATAAAAAATTTTTATCTTAAAGGAATTCATGGTACTATTTTTAACGAAACGAAGGAGGAATAGATTTACATGCGTTTAAGAAATAAACCCTGGGCAGACGATTTCATGAAGGAAAATAACCATATAGTTGTTCAAGATCCTTTTTCCGTAAGAGGAAAGTGGAAGCAGTTATACGAAAAACAACAAAACCCTTTGCATTTAGAAATAGGAACTGGCAAAGGCGGGTTTATTTCGGGAATGGGAAAGCAGCATCCGGAATTAAATTTTGTCGGTGTCGAAATCGTGAAAAGTGTCATCGTAGGAGCTCTTAAAAAAGTCATCGACGCAGAAGTTTCTAATGTCAGACTGGTAAATGAGAACGCGAAAGACTTACGGGAACTATTCTCTGAGAATGAAATTGACCATGTTTATCTCAACTTCTCAGATCCTTGGCCCAAAAATCGTCATGAAAAAAGAAGACTCACTTTTTCTACCTTTCTAGAACAGTATGAAGAAATTCTAATCCCTAATGGAGAACTTACTCTTAAAACAGACAATCGTGGTTTCTTTGAATATTCTCTTATCAGCTTTTCCAATTATGGGATGACTTTGGAAGATGTGTCTCTTGATTTACACGCCGATGAGGATCCATTAAATGTGGCAACAGAATACGAAGAAAAATTCAAAGCGAAGGGTCAGCCTATTTATCGATGCCGGGCAAGGTTCTCAAGCTGATAGCGTTTTCACTCTATGATAAACTATGGTTATAGTTTGAAAAGGGAGGCTTTGGATTGTGGAAACTCTAACCATTGGGAGAGCCAAATTAACTTGGCTAAATGGCGGGGTCACCCATATGGACGGAGGTGCGATGTTTGGTGTCGTACCTAAACCATTGTG
This Halobacillus salinarum DNA region includes the following protein-coding sequences:
- a CDS encoding BaiN/RdsA family NAD(P)/FAD-dependent oxidoreductase; amino-acid sequence: MTYDVTIIGGGPSGLMAAIAAAEQGARTLLLDKGNKLGKKLAISGGGRCNVTNRLPEEEVIKHIPGNGKFLYSPFSVFNNFDIIDFFEGLGVALKEEDHGRMFPVSNKAKDVVNSLLNRLSELSVEIRTDTPVESIEFGNNEHSILLKNNMIVKTKVVVLAVGGKAVPHTGSTGDGYAWAKKAGHSITKIFPTEVPLLSKDPFIKEKRLQGLSLRDVKVSVLNPKGKEIVSHQMDMLFTHFGLSGPAILRCSQYAVKEFMKGNCPVTLEIDCLPSEHEQELFNSLQSKTREQPRKAFRNLVKGLVPERLLDYTLEKAEILPEDKAANLSNQKLQNFLKMLKHFQVQVYDSQPIEKAFVTGGGVSIKEIIPNTMQSKLMDGLYFCGEILDIHGYTGGYNITAAMVTGRVAGMHAAWESFS
- a CDS encoding putative polysaccharide biosynthesis protein, which translates into the protein MSKILKGTMLLTGATFLSKLLGMIYTIPFAQMVGPEGTDLYFYAYTPYNILLSVSTLGVPLAVSKFVSKYNSLGDYQTSRRILRTGIQLMAVSGLIAFLVLFFAAKQMAIWTLSDGASPQYIEDTAMVIRMVSFALIIIPSMSIVRGFFQGNESMGPTAVSQVVEQIIRIVFLLIAVFIIQYVIKGSLTMSVGFATFAAFVGGLASIAVLYTYWVKRKPHLDRLLSQQEYTYDITKASMIKELLGYAGPFVLVGIATPLYQFVDQMTFNDAMAAAGLSDLAEGSISAINFLSHKLVIIPVTLGIGLSLAILPAITKAFTNDQKPQLFRQINQALQIVALLIVPAIVGLSIVAYEAYGTFYGMEKLSYYGGLLRWYAPVGLFFALYTVTASILQGINRQNFAVISLGTGLLIKICTNSWLVLLLGAKGAIVATGLAVASAVILNLYKIKQAINFSYRQLFKRTLLILILTVIMGASVWLVKWLLGLGLDPMQNRIHALLTLVLSVTAGAIVYLYLSYRTTLLERILGGRISKLDRWLKRK
- a CDS encoding pseudouridine synthase, whose translation is MRIDKLLANMGYGTRKEVKALLKGGSVRVNGQPEKSAKTHVNPDEDEVTVHGETVEYKDYIYLMMNKPGDLISATEDANDMTVIDILQPEDQVFQPFPVGRLDKDTEGLLLITNDGKLSHKLTSPKKDVGKTYYAVIKGTVDDKDVEDFKNGIKLEDGYVTKPAELKILSAEAQSEIEITITEGKFHQVKRMFEAVDKRVTYLKRIRMGDLALDPTLELGEYRELREEELDYLLSLTHLSQ
- a CDS encoding DeoR family transcriptional regulator → MLTRIKAVYLYIREQGTVTTNQLADEFGITDRTMQRDLSILEYNGLVASPNRGKWTTTHKKVKIS
- a CDS encoding potassium channel family protein, with product MAILRKLLLKMVRVNNYVLFISSAVLVLFTSFLIVVVENQTFPTFFDGFWWVMTTVTTVGYGDYFPVTAAGRIIAIVLYIVGIGLIGVVIGKIIDGLAVFRKKRLEGDIVFKGSGHFIIIGWSQKAQFAVKEMVETEENVEIVIIDELPEAPILTENIHYLKGNASEEETLLNANVKEARSVLIFAEDQLSNDQLIDGKTLLIASTIESLSSHVHTVVEIMEERHIKNFKHVNVDEFIISNETISSLAVRSAFRKGVSGIYGQLLRRSVGDDLYHVPVNKNWRTYRDAFQALISQGATLIADRNDLTINRKLDHDLPEHAELYVVCDKHTYEKIMKAGAIL
- the pepV gene encoding dipeptidase PepV, encoding MNFEKQSRSYEKEFIQNVSKLLVIPSIYEEDKNYPYGKPIHEALTTMLNIGKEDGFKVKDVDGHAGHIEFGEGEEVIGILGHLDVVPPGEGWSTEPFTPELKDGKLYARGAQDDKGPVVAAYMAMKLLKNEGFQPKKKVRLILGTDEERDWKGIEHYFSQEEMPVFGFSPDAAFPVIHAEKGLIDGYFTFSSNKPSAGKEAIELISIEAGDRLNMVPDYAEAILSTSKDIPSMLEGFLSKSEADGKTVVKEGRFHVSIEGKSVHPSKPAQGVNAIVELLRFLKDLPIKESLLFQSLYSSFSSTSGEQAGLALQDNVSGSLTLNLGSLTYSTPSSLKLGINLRYPVTERGEDVIKLLQQIADNHEGSFELYDHLAPLYVEKDHPYVETLMNVYNKTVTNKAEPVAIGGATYARVLETGVAFGALFEESPDTAHQKDEHVRIKDMVKSIAIYADAIYQLTK